One Cellulomonas soli DNA window includes the following coding sequences:
- a CDS encoding 50S ribosomal protein L25/general stress protein Ctc, with translation MSDVKLAALTRTEFGKGAARRLRRADQIPAVLYGHGADPLHVALPGHETMLALKHSNALFEIELDGEVTLTIVKDVQREPVKNIIEHIDLLIVKKGEKVQVEVPVHVVGESYPGTIHVVETQALTLEAEATHLPQAVEVSIEGLRGGATVVAGDVTLPQGSTLVTDADTTVVAISVPHASADDLAADVAAASLAASQSAAAHAED, from the coding sequence GTGTCCGACGTCAAGCTCGCCGCCCTCACCCGTACGGAGTTCGGCAAGGGTGCCGCCCGCCGTCTGCGCCGTGCGGACCAGATCCCCGCCGTCCTCTACGGCCACGGTGCCGACCCGCTGCACGTCGCCCTCCCGGGCCACGAGACGATGCTGGCGCTCAAGCACTCGAACGCCCTGTTCGAGATCGAGCTCGACGGCGAGGTCACGCTGACGATCGTCAAGGACGTCCAGCGCGAGCCGGTCAAGAACATCATCGAGCACATCGACCTCCTCATCGTGAAGAAGGGTGAGAAGGTCCAGGTCGAGGTCCCGGTGCACGTCGTCGGCGAGTCCTACCCGGGCACGATCCACGTCGTCGAGACGCAGGCGCTGACGCTCGAGGCCGAGGCGACGCACCTGCCGCAGGCCGTCGAGGTCTCGATCGAGGGCCTGCGCGGCGGTGCGACCGTCGTCGCCGGCGACGTCACGCTGCCGCAGGGCTCCACGCTGGTCACCGACGCGGACACCACCGTCGTCGCGATCTCCGTGCCGCACGCCTCGGCTGACGACCTGGCCGCCGACGTGGCCGCCGCGTCGCTCGCCGCCTCGCAGTCGGCCGCTGCGCACGCCGAGGACTGA
- the pth gene encoding aminoacyl-tRNA hydrolase produces the protein MSDRPWLVVGLGNPGPQYAGNRHNVGQMVLDELARRTGVTFGSRVGGLLSRRPQAVVAEARLGTLAGGAPGPRVVLAKPTTYMNVSGGPVVALARYFDVPPEQVVMVHDELDIPFAEVRLKIGGGEGGHNGLRDTTKALGTKDYVRVRVGVGRPPGRTDAADFVLRDFAKAELKDLPWLVDAAADAVEAVVVDGLEKAQLRFHTKS, from the coding sequence ATGAGCGACCGCCCCTGGCTCGTCGTCGGGCTCGGCAACCCCGGGCCGCAGTACGCGGGCAACCGGCACAACGTCGGCCAGATGGTGCTCGACGAGCTCGCCCGCAGGACCGGTGTGACGTTCGGCTCTCGCGTCGGCGGGCTGCTCTCGCGTCGCCCGCAGGCCGTCGTGGCCGAGGCGCGGCTCGGCACCCTGGCGGGCGGGGCCCCCGGACCCCGCGTCGTGCTCGCCAAGCCGACGACGTACATGAACGTCTCCGGGGGGCCCGTCGTGGCGCTCGCCCGGTACTTCGACGTGCCGCCCGAGCAGGTGGTCATGGTGCACGACGAGCTCGACATCCCGTTCGCGGAGGTGCGCCTGAAGATCGGCGGCGGCGAGGGCGGGCACAACGGCCTGCGCGACACCACGAAGGCCCTCGGCACGAAGGACTACGTGCGGGTGCGCGTCGGAGTCGGCCGTCCGCCCGGCCGCACGGACGCCGCCGACTTCGTGCTGCGCGACTTCGCCAAGGCGGAGCTCAAGGACCTGCCGTGGCTCGTGGACGCCGCGGCGGACGCGGTCGAGGCCGTCGTCGTCGACGGTCTGGAGAAGGCCCAGCTGCGGTTCCACACCAAGTCCTGA
- a CDS encoding sugar transferase, whose translation MTILDDSRRAAVQHVSPGLPDSELDRLVDTDELSTVGADRRRTAAGPRLSWASAQPFVSRPRAEERLDAEVRVPGWRALVGGYVRRAFVLDTLAALGAAVLVVLGSHASASTTVWVAATAVVLLVLVAVFRGYDRRGVGNGPAEFQALLRACLSAAAAVALASVALGTTLPRLPVGAFLLVVTPAAALGRYLLRRRLHGRRHEGVAMARTLVVGDAASAHRLVTDLRNASHHGYRVVGLCLPSVDDAPPQDGVPTLGAYADVPQVAYDQRIDVVIVTGGDLAGDALRRLSWALGRVGADLVVEPGLVEVLGPRLQLRPTAGLTLLEVETAPPGGRLIAKSLLDHALGAVLLAAAAPVIAGAALAVRLNSPGPAFYRQTRIGVDGRRFTMWKLRSMYVDADARREALLAESDRDGLMFKMHDDPRVTSVGRLLRRYSVDELPQLWNVVRGDMSLVGPRPPLPVEVDAYRDQVFRRLRVRPGLTGLWQVSGRSDLSWDESVRLDLRYVDNWSVAMDLLILWKTGRAVLGSSGAY comes from the coding sequence ATGACGATTCTGGACGACTCGAGACGGGCTGCCGTGCAGCACGTGTCGCCCGGCCTGCCCGACTCCGAGCTGGACCGCCTCGTCGACACGGACGAGCTGAGCACCGTCGGCGCCGACAGGCGCCGGACCGCAGCCGGACCGCGCCTGTCCTGGGCGTCCGCGCAGCCGTTCGTGAGCCGACCCCGCGCCGAGGAGCGCCTCGACGCCGAGGTGCGCGTGCCCGGCTGGCGCGCCCTGGTGGGCGGCTACGTGCGTCGGGCCTTCGTGCTCGACACGCTCGCCGCGCTCGGTGCGGCGGTGCTCGTCGTGCTCGGCTCGCACGCCTCCGCGTCCACGACCGTGTGGGTCGCGGCGACCGCGGTCGTCCTGCTGGTCCTCGTCGCCGTCTTCCGCGGGTACGACCGCCGCGGTGTGGGCAACGGGCCCGCCGAGTTCCAGGCCCTGCTGCGGGCGTGCCTGAGCGCGGCCGCAGCCGTGGCGCTGGCCAGCGTCGCGCTCGGCACCACGCTGCCGCGTCTGCCGGTGGGCGCCTTCCTGCTGGTCGTCACGCCGGCGGCGGCGCTGGGCCGCTACCTGCTGCGCCGTCGGCTGCACGGGCGCCGTCACGAGGGCGTGGCCATGGCCCGCACGCTCGTGGTCGGCGACGCCGCGTCCGCCCACCGCCTCGTGACCGACCTGCGCAACGCCTCGCACCACGGCTACCGCGTCGTCGGCCTGTGCCTTCCGTCGGTCGACGACGCGCCGCCGCAGGACGGTGTGCCGACCCTCGGTGCCTACGCCGACGTGCCGCAGGTCGCGTACGACCAGCGGATCGACGTCGTCATCGTCACGGGCGGCGACCTGGCGGGCGACGCGCTGCGTCGGCTGTCCTGGGCGCTCGGGCGCGTCGGTGCCGACCTGGTCGTCGAGCCGGGCCTGGTCGAGGTGCTCGGTCCGCGGCTCCAGCTGCGCCCGACGGCAGGGCTCACGCTGCTCGAGGTCGAGACGGCACCCCCCGGCGGACGGCTCATCGCGAAGTCCCTTCTGGACCACGCCCTCGGTGCCGTGCTGCTCGCGGCGGCCGCGCCCGTCATCGCCGGTGCCGCGCTGGCCGTGCGCCTGAACAGCCCGGGACCCGCGTTCTACCGCCAGACGCGGATCGGCGTCGACGGGCGTCGGTTCACTATGTGGAAGCTGCGCAGCATGTACGTCGACGCCGACGCGCGCCGCGAGGCTCTGCTCGCCGAGTCGGACCGTGACGGGCTCATGTTCAAGATGCACGACGACCCGCGGGTGACCTCGGTCGGCAGGCTGCTGCGCCGGTACTCGGTCGACGAGCTGCCGCAGCTGTGGAACGTCGTGCGCGGCGACATGTCGCTCGTCGGCCCGCGCCCGCCGCTGCCCGTCGAGGTCGACGCCTACCGGGACCAGGTGTTCCGTCGGCTGCGGGTGCGTCCGGGGCTGACCGGTCTGTGGCAGGTCAGCGGACGTTCCGACCTGTCGTGGGACGAGTCGGTCCGGCTGGACCTGCGCTACGTCGACAACTGGTCGGTCGCGATGGACCTGCTGATCCTGTGGAAGACCGGGCGCGCCGTGCTGGGGTCCTCCGGGGCGTACTGA
- a CDS encoding acyltransferase: protein MAPTADVDPRAHVGAGTKVWHLAQVREDAQVGEDCIIGRGAYIGPGVVVGDRCKIQNHALVYEPAVLEPGAFVGPAAVFTNDYFPRAVNPDGSLKSADDWHAVGVTVREGASIGARAVCVAPVTIGRWALVAAGSVVTKDVPDHALVAGVPARRLRWVGRAGHPLEPADPRESGECRWVCPVTGETYLETDGTLRLLAQPDDTL from the coding sequence ATCGCACCCACGGCGGACGTCGACCCTCGCGCGCACGTCGGCGCCGGCACGAAGGTGTGGCACCTGGCGCAGGTGCGCGAGGACGCGCAGGTCGGTGAGGACTGCATCATCGGCCGGGGCGCCTACATCGGACCCGGCGTCGTCGTCGGCGACCGCTGCAAGATCCAGAACCACGCCCTCGTCTACGAGCCGGCCGTCCTCGAGCCCGGCGCGTTCGTCGGCCCGGCGGCCGTCTTCACCAACGACTACTTCCCGCGCGCCGTGAACCCCGACGGGTCGCTCAAGTCGGCCGACGACTGGCACGCGGTCGGCGTCACCGTGCGCGAGGGTGCCTCGATCGGCGCACGGGCGGTGTGCGTCGCGCCGGTGACGATCGGACGGTGGGCGCTCGTCGCGGCCGGTTCGGTGGTCACGAAGGACGTGCCCGACCACGCGCTGGTCGCCGGCGTGCCGGCACGACGCCTGCGCTGGGTCGGCCGCGCGGGACACCCGCTCGAGCCGGCCGACCCGCGCGAGAGCGGCGAGTGCCGCTGGGTCTGCCCGGTGACCGGGGAGACCTACCTGGAGACCGACGGGACCCTGCGCCTTCTCGCGCAGCCCGACGACACCCTGTAG